Proteins found in one Paenibacillus dendritiformis genomic segment:
- a CDS encoding class I SAM-dependent methyltransferase: MADEWCPELYDSKLGFVSAHGQNVIGLLQPMAGESVLDVGCGTGDITARIRESGAHVVGIDKSEAMIAQARSKYPELRFMVADAECPLPDTLAEAFDAVFSNAALHWMKAADQVLAEVWRCLRPGGRFVGEFGGRGNIRTVEQAIEDVLLAEYGIEASAFHPWYFPPLGEYASRLEAAGFHVDMAVHFNRPTVLPDGDAGMDYWLESFAKPFVRAVGEKESGRLFRLVKERCRPSLYSGDEWTLDYARLRFAAHKPLRG, encoded by the coding sequence ATGGCAGATGAGTGGTGTCCTGAACTGTATGACAGCAAGCTAGGGTTCGTGTCCGCCCATGGGCAAAATGTGATTGGCCTGCTCCAGCCAATGGCAGGGGAATCGGTGCTGGATGTCGGCTGCGGCACCGGAGATATCACGGCCCGCATCCGGGAGAGCGGCGCTCATGTGGTCGGCATCGACAAATCGGAGGCGATGATTGCACAGGCGCGCAGCAAATACCCGGAGCTGCGATTCATGGTCGCGGACGCGGAATGTCCCCTTCCTGACACGCTGGCTGAAGCGTTCGATGCCGTATTCTCGAACGCGGCGCTGCACTGGATGAAGGCGGCGGACCAGGTTCTCGCCGAAGTATGGCGATGCTTGCGGCCGGGAGGGCGGTTCGTCGGGGAGTTCGGCGGCCGGGGGAATATCCGGACCGTGGAGCAAGCCATCGAGGACGTGCTGCTTGCCGAATACGGAATCGAAGCCTCTGCCTTCCATCCGTGGTATTTCCCTCCCTTGGGGGAATACGCCTCGCGGCTGGAGGCGGCCGGCTTCCATGTCGATATGGCCGTTCATTTCAATCGGCCTACCGTGCTGCCGGATGGCGATGCCGGAATGGATTACTGGCTGGAGAGCTTCGCCAAGCCCTTCGTCCGCGCCGTGGGGGAGAAGGAGTCGGGCCGCCTGTTCCGCCTCGTTAAAGAACGGTGCCGGCCTTCGTTGTACAGCGGGGACGAATGGACCTTGGACTACGCAAGGCTGCGGTTCGCGGCGCATAAGCCGCTGCGCGGATGA
- a CDS encoding thioredoxin domain-containing protein — protein sequence MIPIAIVVLAVLIYVLNQQGEKMKQEEMANQPPVEFNIEGQPTLGNADAAVSIVEFGDYKCPACKIWNDTVYPQLKADYIDTGKVKFTFLNKLVIPGSELAAETAEEVFRQQPEAFWSFHHELYRAQQEERKDWATAPFLVDFAQRTVPDLDTAQLEKALQDRTMRDEVMKDEQQAAQAQVHGTPTVFVDGVEFNGDYLDYEGLKAMIDKALEQAK from the coding sequence ATGATCCCCATCGCGATTGTCGTTTTGGCCGTTCTCATTTATGTATTGAATCAGCAAGGGGAGAAAATGAAGCAGGAAGAGATGGCGAACCAGCCTCCGGTTGAATTCAACATCGAGGGACAGCCTACGCTTGGGAATGCCGATGCCGCCGTGTCGATAGTGGAATTCGGCGATTACAAGTGCCCGGCCTGCAAAATTTGGAATGATACCGTATACCCTCAATTGAAAGCGGACTATATTGACACTGGCAAAGTGAAATTCACGTTTTTGAATAAACTCGTCATTCCGGGCTCCGAATTGGCGGCCGAGACGGCCGAAGAGGTGTTCCGCCAGCAGCCGGAAGCGTTCTGGTCGTTCCATCATGAGCTGTACCGCGCGCAGCAGGAAGAGAGAAAAGACTGGGCGACCGCGCCGTTCCTCGTCGATTTCGCCCAGCGTACTGTGCCGGATCTCGATACGGCCCAGCTGGAAAAGGCGCTTCAGGATCGCACGATGCGGGATGAAGTGATGAAGGACGAACAGCAAGCGGCTCAGGCCCAGGTCCACGGCACGCCGACGGTGTTCGTGGACGGTGTGGAGTTCAACGGCGATTATCTTGATTATGAAGGCCTCAAAGCGATGATCGATAAAGCTTTGGAGCAGGCGAAATAA
- a CDS encoding disulfide oxidoreductase, with amino-acid sequence MSSIRRYALHLAWLVAVIATGGSLYMSEILLWEPCKLCWVQRIFMYPLVLLLGIAAYRGDRGIFRYTLPLSIIGGSVSIYHYMVQKVPGMEEISPCRTGVPCGSDYLDLFGWITIPLLALVAFVLITILLFTASKDESEE; translated from the coding sequence ATGTCGAGCATTCGAAGATATGCTTTGCATCTCGCTTGGCTCGTCGCCGTCATCGCGACGGGCGGCAGCTTATATATGAGCGAAATTCTGCTCTGGGAGCCATGCAAGCTGTGCTGGGTACAGCGTATCTTCATGTACCCGCTTGTTCTGCTGCTGGGGATTGCCGCTTACCGCGGCGACCGGGGGATTTTCCGCTACACCTTGCCGCTGTCGATTATCGGAGGCTCGGTGTCCATTTATCATTACATGGTGCAGAAAGTTCCTGGCATGGAGGAGATCTCGCCTTGCCGGACCGGCGTGCCTTGCGGTTCCGATTACCTTGATTTATTCGGTTGGATTACGATTCCGTTGTTGGCTCTCGTTGCTTTTGTCTTGATTACGATCCTGTTGTTCACCGCGAGTAAGGACGAATCCGAAGAGTAG
- a CDS encoding methyl-accepting chemotaxis protein — MKFGFQAKMVLGLLIVSAVTYATSGFFIFILKPVLAPDMNAVVYDAIIFALGIFWTCFLGWLAARFIVKPLTQLAKAADEAAQGNLNVDIPAYRFHDEIRVLVESFGTMIRNLRSMIAEIKQSVEITTRNTEMLGDAMSAAAEQIEHISRTAEEMNRGAEQQAEWTAESAATVERIHESALDVQRQASDTERMTSDMLGALADSEDMLKSIIDGMLHAAESGQASIQTVERLNDQAAQIGDISIAVREIADQTHLLALNASIEAARAGEQGAGFAVIASQVRKLAEQSAEAVGSINERIVHMQSQVEEAVRLITAQVEMVSVEAGKKDDAAEALHTIAEVTRRASSSMRDIASAVGQQTEQFAATLGQTKQMAVVVGEMASGTRQVASATQEQTAMMQEIAASSEVLREQAVRLKRQTEVFRG; from the coding sequence ATGAAATTCGGATTTCAGGCGAAAATGGTGTTGGGGTTGCTGATCGTATCGGCGGTCACGTATGCGACCAGCGGATTTTTCATCTTTATTTTGAAGCCGGTATTGGCGCCGGATATGAACGCCGTGGTCTATGATGCCATTATTTTTGCGCTTGGCATCTTCTGGACATGCTTCCTTGGCTGGCTGGCCGCCCGCTTCATCGTCAAGCCGCTGACCCAGTTGGCGAAGGCGGCTGACGAAGCGGCGCAGGGCAATCTGAATGTCGACATTCCGGCCTACCGGTTTCATGATGAGATTCGCGTTCTCGTCGAATCATTCGGGACGATGATACGTAATCTCCGTAGCATGATTGCGGAGATTAAGCAGAGCGTGGAGATCACGACGCGCAATACGGAGATGCTGGGGGATGCGATGTCGGCGGCCGCCGAGCAGATTGAGCATATTTCACGGACGGCGGAGGAGATGAACCGGGGGGCCGAGCAGCAGGCCGAATGGACGGCCGAATCAGCGGCGACGGTCGAGCGGATCCACGAATCCGCGCTGGACGTGCAGCGCCAGGCAAGCGACACCGAGCGGATGACCTCCGACATGCTGGGAGCGCTGGCCGACAGCGAGGACATGCTCAAATCGATTATCGACGGCATGCTTCATGCCGCGGAATCCGGCCAAGCCTCCATTCAGACGGTGGAACGCCTGAATGATCAGGCCGCCCAGATTGGGGATATCTCCATCGCCGTGCGGGAGATCGCGGATCAGACGCATCTCCTCGCCTTGAATGCTTCGATCGAAGCGGCCCGGGCCGGAGAGCAGGGGGCCGGCTTCGCGGTTATCGCCTCCCAGGTGCGCAAGCTCGCCGAACAGAGCGCTGAAGCCGTCGGCAGCATTAACGAGCGCATCGTACATATGCAGTCCCAGGTTGAAGAAGCGGTTCGGCTCATTACCGCACAGGTGGAGATGGTGAGCGTCGAAGCGGGAAAAAAAGACGATGCCGCGGAAGCGCTTCACACGATTGCGGAAGTAACCCGGCGGGCATCCTCCTCAATGCGCGATATTGCATCGGCGGTCGGACAGCAGACCGAGCAATTTGCAGCTACCCTCGGGCAGACGAAGCAGATGGCCGTCGTCGTGGGAGAGATGGCGTCAGGCACAAGGCAGGTAGCGAGCGCCACGCAGGAGCAGACCGCGATGATGCAGGAGATCGCGGCATCCTCGGAAGTGCTGCGAGAACAGGCAGTCCGCTTGAAGCGGCAGACGGAAGTGTTCCGAGGCTGA
- a CDS encoding glycoside hydrolase family 35 protein, with protein sequence MTTLSYDQGQFTMGDRPIQLISGAIHYFRVVPAYWEDRLRKIKAMGCNCIETYVAWNLHEPREGEFHFEGMSDVAEFVRLAGELGLYVIVRPSPYICAEWEFGGLPAWLLKDDMRLRCNDPRFLEKVAAYYDALLPQLTPLLATKGGPIIAVQIENEYGSYGNDQAYLQAQRAMLIERGVDVLLFTSDGPQDDMLQGGMAEGVLATVNFGSRPKEAFDKLKEYQPDGPLMCMEYWNGWFDHWFEQHHTRDAEDAARVLDDMLGMGASVNFYMVHGGTNFGFGSGANHSDKYEPTVTSYDYDAAISEAGDLTPKYHAFREVIGKYVSLPEGDLPANTPKADYGSVPVTRRVKLFDTLEPMTEVRDSICPEPMEKYGQNNGFIMYSTRVSGPRPESRLTIQDVRDRALVFLDRKLVGVVERWNPQSIPVTIPEGGAQLDILIENMGRVNYGPQLYDRKGITHGVRLNGQFLFHWQVRSLELETLAGLSFDAAAAAAWEEEQPGFYEAKLVIEDEPKDTFLRLDGWKKGVVFMNGFNLGRYWEVGPQQALYVPAPVLRQGENEIIVFELHREGKPLRFEAAPSLSK encoded by the coding sequence ATGACAACGCTTTCTTATGACCAAGGGCAATTTACGATGGGAGACCGCCCCATTCAGCTTATTTCCGGTGCGATACATTATTTTCGCGTCGTGCCGGCCTATTGGGAGGATCGCCTGCGCAAAATCAAGGCGATGGGCTGCAACTGCATCGAGACGTACGTAGCCTGGAATCTGCATGAGCCGCGCGAGGGCGAGTTCCATTTCGAAGGCATGTCGGATGTGGCGGAATTCGTCCGTCTCGCCGGCGAGCTTGGCTTGTATGTGATTGTTCGCCCAAGCCCGTACATTTGCGCCGAGTGGGAATTCGGCGGCCTGCCAGCTTGGCTGTTGAAGGATGACATGAGATTGCGCTGCAACGATCCGCGCTTTTTGGAGAAGGTGGCAGCTTATTATGATGCGCTGCTCCCTCAACTGACGCCGCTGTTGGCTACCAAGGGCGGTCCGATTATTGCCGTTCAGATCGAGAACGAATATGGAAGCTACGGCAACGATCAGGCCTATCTGCAAGCGCAGCGGGCGATGCTGATCGAGCGCGGAGTCGACGTGCTGCTGTTCACCTCGGACGGCCCTCAGGATGATATGCTGCAGGGAGGCATGGCGGAAGGCGTGCTCGCGACCGTCAACTTCGGTTCCCGCCCGAAGGAAGCGTTCGACAAGCTCAAGGAGTACCAGCCGGATGGGCCGCTTATGTGCATGGAATATTGGAACGGCTGGTTCGACCATTGGTTCGAACAGCACCATACCCGCGATGCGGAGGATGCGGCTCGCGTGCTTGACGACATGCTCGGCATGGGCGCCTCCGTTAATTTCTATATGGTGCACGGAGGCACGAACTTTGGCTTCGGCAGCGGCGCCAACCACAGCGATAAATATGAACCGACCGTTACAAGCTATGATTATGATGCGGCGATTAGCGAGGCCGGGGATTTGACGCCGAAGTACCATGCATTCCGTGAAGTTATCGGCAAATATGTCTCCCTTCCGGAAGGAGATCTGCCGGCGAATACGCCGAAGGCGGACTATGGTTCCGTCCCGGTTACCCGCCGTGTGAAGCTGTTCGATACGCTGGAGCCGATGACGGAGGTCCGGGACAGCATCTGTCCGGAACCGATGGAGAAATACGGCCAGAACAACGGCTTCATTATGTATTCGACTCGCGTCAGCGGGCCGCGTCCAGAGAGCCGGTTAACGATTCAGGATGTGCGGGATCGGGCGCTGGTCTTTCTCGATCGCAAGCTGGTTGGCGTCGTGGAGCGCTGGAATCCGCAATCGATACCGGTCACGATACCAGAAGGCGGCGCTCAACTGGACATCCTGATCGAGAATATGGGCCGGGTCAATTACGGGCCTCAACTGTACGACCGCAAAGGCATAACGCACGGGGTGCGCTTGAACGGACAGTTCCTGTTCCATTGGCAGGTCCGTTCGCTGGAGCTGGAGACGCTGGCCGGCTTGAGCTTCGATGCGGCGGCTGCTGCGGCATGGGAAGAGGAGCAGCCCGGATTCTATGAAGCGAAGCTCGTTATTGAGGACGAGCCGAAAGATACCTTCCTTCGTCTGGACGGATGGAAGAAGGGCGTTGTCTTCATGAACGGCTTCAATCTGGGCCGTTATTGGGAAGTAGGCCCGCAGCAAGCGCTCTATGTTCCGGCCCCGGTTCTGCGTCAGGGCGAGAATGAGATCATTGTGTTCGAGCTGCATCGGGAAGGGAAGCCGCTGCGCTTTGAGGCAGCTCCGTCACTGTCGAAATAA
- a CDS encoding DUF4091 domain-containing protein: protein MFYKETRTWKGWIHYTQHASDGSAPHEIASCRRDSAAFQVLVADDQPFLLTTRPDALFWKGGALRIARIEVTAEGVHVQPEIKLIGFIEDDDGTPKADLLLEDAHIHVQARQVQPVWVEWHADEKMKPGTYEGKVRIYTHTLFEDEQLAGECDFRWTVLPDTLPEPHDYRFYLDLWQHSSNIARKYHTGYWTEEHFSVLDAYLESMAQLGQKALTVIVSEIPWSGQFSHNDREPSDLFEYSIVGVSRSADGAFHYDFSSLDRYIALGEKHGIREEIEVFGLLNIWQEAESGYGAIVEGAPDGVRVRYYDEASGTYRFIREDQDLKAYVQALEQHFVTTGRIDRVRILADEPAEYDLFNRRLTWLRSAAPSFRYKVAINHVEFVEKGLEGVSDYVPLFNCVVKEHQRLMDQRPSIEGKLLYYVCCNPARPNTFLASPPLESRLIAWFAERLGTDGFLRWNYTVWPDKPLERIAYRSEIWKAGDTNFVYPGPLGKPLLSLRYKWLQRGIRDYELMQIMKAEGKSTQVQAALDRVFRYGDILECDPERGAAPEAMYSLKAEDYDSLLFQLASAPAQA from the coding sequence ATGTTCTACAAGGAAACGCGCACATGGAAGGGATGGATCCATTACACCCAGCATGCTTCTGATGGCAGTGCCCCGCATGAGATAGCCAGTTGCAGGCGGGACAGCGCCGCGTTCCAGGTGCTTGTGGCGGATGATCAGCCTTTTCTGCTAACGACGCGGCCGGATGCGCTGTTTTGGAAGGGGGGCGCGCTTCGCATCGCCCGAATCGAAGTGACGGCCGAGGGCGTTCACGTACAGCCGGAGATCAAGCTTATCGGCTTCATCGAAGATGATGACGGCACACCGAAGGCCGATCTGCTGCTGGAGGATGCCCATATTCATGTGCAAGCCCGGCAGGTGCAGCCGGTATGGGTGGAATGGCATGCGGACGAGAAGATGAAGCCGGGCACCTACGAAGGCAAGGTGCGCATCTACACGCATACGTTGTTCGAGGACGAACAGCTGGCAGGAGAATGCGACTTCCGGTGGACCGTATTGCCTGACACGCTGCCCGAGCCGCACGATTACCGGTTTTATCTTGATTTGTGGCAGCATAGCTCCAATATTGCTCGCAAATACCATACCGGGTACTGGACGGAAGAGCATTTCTCCGTGCTGGATGCGTACCTGGAGAGCATGGCCCAGTTGGGGCAGAAGGCATTGACCGTCATCGTATCCGAGATTCCGTGGTCCGGACAATTCTCGCATAACGACCGCGAGCCGTCCGATCTGTTCGAGTACAGCATCGTCGGCGTCAGCAGAAGCGCGGACGGAGCCTTCCATTATGATTTTTCCTCGCTGGACCGATATATTGCGCTTGGAGAGAAGCATGGCATTCGCGAGGAGATTGAGGTCTTCGGGCTGTTGAACATTTGGCAGGAAGCTGAATCGGGTTACGGTGCCATTGTCGAGGGGGCTCCCGACGGTGTAAGGGTTCGATACTACGATGAAGCGAGCGGAACATACCGCTTTATACGGGAAGATCAGGACTTGAAGGCGTATGTTCAGGCGTTGGAGCAGCACTTTGTCACGACCGGCCGGATTGATCGCGTCCGCATTTTGGCAGACGAGCCGGCAGAGTACGATCTGTTCAATCGCCGCCTGACCTGGCTGCGCAGCGCGGCTCCTTCCTTCCGTTACAAGGTTGCGATCAACCACGTTGAGTTTGTGGAAAAAGGCTTGGAAGGCGTATCCGATTATGTGCCCTTGTTCAATTGCGTCGTGAAGGAGCATCAGCGGCTGATGGACCAGCGTCCGTCGATCGAGGGCAAGCTGCTCTATTACGTCTGCTGCAACCCGGCCCGCCCGAATACGTTCCTGGCTTCCCCGCCGCTGGAGAGCCGTCTCATCGCTTGGTTCGCGGAGCGCCTTGGCACGGATGGCTTTTTGCGCTGGAACTATACCGTCTGGCCCGATAAGCCGCTGGAACGGATCGCCTACCGTTCTGAAATATGGAAGGCCGGAGATACGAATTTCGTCTACCCGGGTCCGCTCGGCAAGCCTTTGCTATCCCTGCGTTATAAATGGCTCCAGCGCGGCATCCGTGACTACGAATTGATGCAGATCATGAAGGCAGAGGGCAAATCCACCCAGGTGCAGGCTGCCCTTGACCGCGTTTTCCGGTATGGAGACATACTGGAATGCGATCCCGAGCGCGGAGCTGCTCCCGAAGCCATGTACAGCCTCAAGGCCGAAGATTACGACAGCCTGCTGTTCCAGCTTGCATCCGCCCCGGCTCAGGCCTAA
- a CDS encoding alpha/beta hydrolase — translation MIYIFLASTLIIIFVLIAWIVPRYAVHQMTRKKPATYDNCFELLEQYRVFTKKEFDDCDKEEIFIRSHDGLKLHGTYIEKHPYSDRIIIIVHGYTSALPWSAQFMNMFFKLGYNALLIDQRRHGQSEGIRTTFGLKEKRDIEAWVEWIIGNKGKDCTIGLHGQSFGGGTVLEYAANPHPRVKFIVADCPYSDLTELIRHQVTVLNRLPTWPFMKLIDILLESKAGFRLQDVSPIKVMRTCKLPILFIHGAADIFVPTKMSIDMYEAKPEPKELLLIDQATHAVAYCYDKERYADKVTQFVIQQTGLPTAREMEEIDPSKHQDSASVQQPYPAYQAQEEAAHASIHRAT, via the coding sequence ATGATCTACATCTTCCTGGCCTCCACCCTCATCATTATCTTCGTTCTAATCGCATGGATTGTTCCGAGATATGCCGTCCATCAGATGACCCGCAAAAAACCAGCCACCTACGACAATTGCTTCGAGCTGCTGGAGCAGTATCGCGTCTTCACCAAAAAAGAGTTCGACGATTGCGACAAAGAAGAAATTTTTATTCGCAGCCACGACGGATTGAAGCTTCACGGCACGTACATTGAAAAGCATCCCTATTCCGATCGAATTATCATTATCGTGCATGGATACACATCCGCCCTTCCGTGGTCGGCCCAATTCATGAACATGTTCTTCAAGCTCGGGTACAATGCCCTTTTGATCGATCAGCGGCGGCACGGACAGAGCGAGGGGATCCGCACCACCTTCGGATTGAAGGAAAAGCGCGACATTGAAGCCTGGGTAGAATGGATTATCGGGAATAAAGGAAAGGACTGCACCATCGGGCTGCATGGCCAGTCTTTTGGCGGGGGCACCGTGCTGGAGTACGCAGCCAATCCTCATCCGCGCGTGAAATTCATCGTTGCCGACTGTCCCTATTCCGATCTGACAGAGCTCATACGCCATCAGGTCACCGTACTGAATCGCCTTCCGACCTGGCCCTTCATGAAGCTGATCGACATCCTGCTGGAAAGCAAAGCCGGATTCCGCTTGCAAGATGTCAGCCCGATCAAGGTAATGCGAACCTGCAAGCTTCCGATCCTGTTCATCCACGGAGCAGCGGATATATTCGTCCCGACCAAAATGAGCATCGATATGTACGAGGCCAAGCCCGAGCCCAAGGAACTGCTGCTGATAGACCAAGCTACCCATGCGGTTGCCTATTGCTATGACAAAGAACGGTATGCCGACAAAGTAACCCAATTCGTCATCCAACAAACCGGCCTTCCTACTGCCCGCGAAATGGAGGAAATCGATCCGAGCAAACACCAAGACTCGGCCTCGGTTCAACAGCCATATCCCGCATACCAAGCCCAAGAAGAAGCAGCGCATGCGTCCATTCATCGCGCCACATGA
- a CDS encoding cobyrinate a,c-diamide synthase → MSELHSTHSTFIERNPKKAPRRLLIAGTGSGTGKTTVTLGLMRALTRQGWKVQPFKCGPDYIDPTYHTAVCGANSRNLDEWMCGAEAMRSTFLRHSAAADIALIEGVMGMYDGRRADSDEGSAASIAKKLDCPVLLVIDASGMGRSAAAIVLGFQQLDPEVRLAGVIANRVGSEGHGKLIREAVEQVCGVPLVGYVLREDGLQVPERHLGLVPAVERGGLETLFDRMADAVEAHTDIEALLQIATVAAANREEAVNGGGAMERPDAAPLSVHEAGPAGGAGTDVPTGGSERRLRLALAYDAAFHFYYADNLEMLEEAGFELVRFSPLLDEPVPEDADGLYIGGGFPEAFAEQLARCGRTLGSIREAVEAGMPTFAECGGYMLLMERLLTVNGEVCPLAGLLPGETRMGTKLAALGYREVTGTDGNFLLRGGTARGHEFHYSTIEEPEAGPKQAYPPAYLSRGRAGEKPEGAVHPAGLPLVAGYTHLHFASNPEIVANWRQACVAFRQKRI, encoded by the coding sequence ATGTCCGAACTTCATTCAACTCATTCGACATTTATCGAGCGTAATCCGAAGAAGGCGCCGCGCCGGCTGCTTATCGCCGGAACTGGAAGCGGGACCGGGAAGACGACGGTCACCCTTGGACTGATGCGGGCGCTTACCCGCCAGGGATGGAAGGTCCAACCGTTCAAATGCGGGCCGGATTACATCGATCCGACTTATCATACCGCCGTATGCGGAGCAAACTCTCGCAATCTGGATGAATGGATGTGCGGAGCGGAAGCGATGAGGTCGACCTTCCTCCGCCATTCCGCCGCGGCGGATATCGCGCTTATCGAGGGCGTGATGGGGATGTACGACGGGCGCCGAGCCGACAGCGATGAGGGGAGCGCGGCTTCGATTGCGAAGAAGCTCGACTGCCCGGTGCTGCTCGTCATTGATGCGTCAGGCATGGGGCGGAGCGCCGCGGCGATCGTGCTCGGCTTCCAGCAGCTTGATCCTGAGGTCCGCCTGGCTGGCGTCATCGCGAACCGGGTTGGCAGCGAAGGCCATGGCAAGCTGATCCGGGAAGCGGTAGAGCAGGTGTGCGGCGTGCCGCTGGTGGGCTATGTGCTGCGGGAAGACGGATTGCAGGTGCCGGAGCGGCATCTCGGTCTCGTCCCGGCCGTGGAGCGAGGCGGGCTGGAGACGCTGTTCGACCGGATGGCCGACGCCGTCGAGGCGCATACGGATATAGAGGCGCTGCTGCAGATTGCAACGGTTGCTGCGGCGAATCGGGAGGAGGCGGTCAACGGAGGCGGCGCGATGGAGCGGCCGGACGCGGCCCCCTTGTCCGTGCATGAAGCGGGCCCGGCGGGAGGAGCCGGAACGGATGTGCCGACCGGCGGGTCGGAGCGGCGACTGCGGCTGGCGCTCGCTTATGATGCCGCGTTTCATTTCTATTACGCGGATAATCTGGAGATGCTCGAAGAGGCAGGCTTCGAGCTGGTGCGGTTCTCGCCCCTCCTGGACGAGCCGGTGCCCGAGGATGCCGACGGGCTCTATATCGGGGGCGGCTTCCCCGAGGCATTTGCCGAGCAATTGGCGCGATGCGGCCGGACGCTCGGTTCGATACGGGAAGCCGTGGAGGCGGGCATGCCGACGTTCGCCGAATGCGGCGGGTATATGCTGCTGATGGAGCGGCTCCTTACCGTCAACGGCGAAGTCTGCCCGCTGGCCGGTCTGCTTCCGGGCGAGACGCGGATGGGAACGAAGCTGGCCGCGCTGGGTTACCGGGAGGTGACCGGCACGGACGGTAACTTCTTGCTCCGGGGCGGCACGGCGAGAGGTCATGAGTTCCATTATTCGACGATCGAGGAGCCTGAGGCCGGGCCGAAGCAAGCTTATCCTCCGGCCTATCTGTCCCGGGGAAGGGCCGGAGAGAAGCCGGAAGGAGCGGTTCATCCGGCCGGTCTGCCGCTCGTTGCCGGGTATACGCATCTGCATTTCGCGTCGAATCCGGAGATCGTGGCGAATTGGCGCCAGGCCTGTGTCGCATTTCGTCAAAAACGTATATAA